A section of the Rhizobium sp. Pop5 genome encodes:
- the dusB gene encoding tRNA dihydrouridine synthase DusB, whose amino-acid sequence MCLKDNHLISKDLAAPFRIGPVSVRNRVVLAPMSGVTDMPFRELAWRFGAGLVVTEMVASRELVNDTAESWSRLRAAGFRPHMVQLAGREAHWMAEAAKIAADHGADIIDINMGCPAKKVIGGYSGSALMRDPDHALGLIEATVKAVDIPVTLKMRLGWDENSINAPDIARRAEAAGIQLVTIHGRTRMQFYEGRADWDAIRAVRDVISVPLIANGDVETAQDAQEILRRSGADAVMIGRGCQGRPWHAGVIAGAAEPPPHEIAAIVVEHYRMMLDFYGEAVAIRHARKHLGWYLERFAPTLTGGEKADIMTSRDPREVAARLYDALAAGALDSREAA is encoded by the coding sequence GTGTGCCTGAAAGATAATCATTTGATTTCCAAGGACCTCGCAGCGCCTTTCCGAATCGGTCCCGTGTCCGTGCGGAACCGCGTTGTGCTGGCGCCGATGTCCGGCGTCACGGACATGCCCTTCCGCGAGCTTGCGTGGCGCTTCGGCGCTGGCCTCGTCGTCACCGAAATGGTGGCGAGCCGCGAGCTCGTCAATGACACGGCTGAATCCTGGTCGCGGCTGCGGGCTGCGGGCTTCCGGCCGCATATGGTGCAGCTTGCCGGGCGCGAGGCGCATTGGATGGCGGAGGCGGCCAAGATCGCCGCCGACCATGGTGCGGATATTATCGACATCAATATGGGGTGCCCGGCAAAGAAAGTGATCGGCGGTTATTCCGGTTCGGCGCTGATGCGCGATCCCGATCATGCGCTTGGCCTCATCGAGGCGACGGTCAAGGCCGTCGATATTCCGGTGACGTTGAAGATGCGCCTAGGATGGGACGAAAACTCCATCAACGCGCCTGACATTGCACGCCGCGCCGAGGCCGCCGGCATCCAGCTCGTCACCATCCACGGGCGCACTCGCATGCAATTCTACGAAGGCCGCGCCGATTGGGACGCGATCCGCGCCGTCCGCGACGTGATCTCCGTTCCACTGATCGCCAATGGCGATGTGGAGACGGCACAGGACGCACAGGAAATACTGCGCCGCTCAGGCGCCGATGCCGTCATGATCGGCAGGGGCTGCCAGGGCAGGCCGTGGCATGCCGGCGTCATCGCAGGCGCCGCCGAGCCGCCGCCGCACGAGATCGCCGCCATCGTCGTCGAACATTACCGGATGATGCTCGATTTCTACGGCGAAGCGGTGGCGATCCGCCATGCCCGCAAGCATCTTGGCTGGTATTTGGAGCGTTTCGCCCCGACGCTTACTGGCGGCGAAAAGGCTGACATCATGACCTCGCGCGACCCGCGTGAGGTGGCCGCGCGCCTTTACGATGCGCTAGCGGCAGGTGCGCTCGACAGCCGGGAGGCGGCATGA
- a CDS encoding nitrogen regulation protein NR(II): protein MTKDTVSASDQAGGTVAMAVLNAIQNPVVMVDESGFVVFANWEAEAFFGASASHLARYKISTFIPFGSPLLALVDQVRERKAPVNEYRVDLSSPRLGQDKLVDLYVAPVLSEPGAVVIVFQERSMADKIDRQLTHRAAARSVTGLASMLAHEIKNPLSGIRGAAQLLEQSVIDDDRALTRLICDETDRIVSLVDRMEVFSDERPVDRMPVNIHSVLDHVKAVAKAGFARNIRITESYDPSLPAVFANRDQLVQVFLNLVKNAAEAVGDRPDGEIVLTTAYRPGIRLSVAGTREKISLPLEFCVHDNGPGVPADLLPHLFDPFITTKTNGSGLGLALVAKIIGDHGGIIECDSQTNRTTFRVLMPASKDASLEDASTASSTGPSR, encoded by the coding sequence ATGACGAAGGATACGGTATCTGCGTCCGATCAGGCCGGCGGGACCGTCGCCATGGCCGTATTGAACGCCATTCAGAACCCCGTCGTGATGGTCGACGAATCCGGCTTCGTCGTCTTTGCCAATTGGGAGGCGGAGGCCTTCTTCGGCGCCAGTGCTTCGCACCTGGCGCGTTACAAGATCTCGACCTTCATTCCCTTCGGCAGCCCGCTGTTGGCGCTCGTCGACCAGGTGCGCGAACGCAAGGCGCCGGTCAACGAATATCGCGTCGACCTGAGTTCGCCTCGCCTCGGCCAGGATAAGCTCGTCGACCTCTACGTCGCACCCGTGCTGAGCGAGCCCGGCGCCGTCGTCATCGTCTTCCAAGAGCGGTCGATGGCCGACAAGATCGACCGGCAGCTGACGCATCGCGCCGCCGCTCGCTCGGTGACCGGGCTCGCCTCGATGCTGGCGCATGAGATCAAGAACCCGCTTTCCGGCATTCGCGGCGCCGCCCAGCTGCTCGAACAGTCCGTCATTGACGATGATCGGGCGCTGACCCGTCTGATCTGCGACGAGACCGACCGTATCGTCTCGCTGGTCGACCGCATGGAAGTCTTTTCCGACGAGCGTCCCGTCGACCGCATGCCGGTCAATATCCATTCGGTGCTCGATCACGTGAAGGCCGTCGCCAAGGCGGGATTTGCCCGCAACATCCGCATTACCGAGAGTTACGACCCGTCGCTGCCGGCCGTCTTTGCCAACCGCGACCAGCTCGTTCAGGTCTTTCTCAATCTGGTGAAGAACGCGGCCGAAGCGGTCGGCGACCGGCCGGATGGCGAGATCGTGCTGACGACGGCCTATCGACCGGGCATCCGTCTTTCAGTCGCCGGCACGCGCGAAAAGATCTCGCTGCCCCTGGAATTCTGCGTTCACGATAATGGCCCCGGCGTTCCCGCCGATCTGCTGCCGCATCTCTTCGATCCCTTCATCACCACCAAGACGAACGGCAGCGGCCTCGGTCTGGCGCTGGTCGCCAAGATCATCGGCGATCACGGCGGCATCATCGAATGCGACAGCCAGACCAACCGCACGACATTCCGCGTCCTCATGCCGGCATCGAAGGATGCCTCGCTTGAAGACGCCTCTACCGCAAGCTCGACAGGACCTTCTCGATGA
- the ntrC gene encoding nitrogen regulation protein NR(I): protein MTATILVADDDAAIRTVLNQALSRAGYDVRITSNAATLWRWISAGEGDLVVTDVVMPDENAFDLLPRIKKARPDLPVLVMSAQNTFMTAIKASEKGAYDYLPKPFDLTELIGIIGRALAEPKRKPAKLEEDMQDGMPLVGRSAAMQEIYRVLARLMQTDLTLMITGESGTGKELVARALHDYGKRRNGPFVAINMAAIPRDLIESELFGHEKGAFTGAQTRSTGRFEQAEGGTLFLDEIGDMPMDAQTRLLRVLQQGEYTTVGGRTPIRTDVRIVAATNKDLKQAINQGLFREDLYYRLNVVPLRLPPLRDRAEDIPDLVRHFIQQAEKEGLGSKRFDQEALELMKAYAWPGNVRELENLIRRLMALYPQDVITREIIDAELRSDVPDSPIDKGPIRNGSMTIAQAVEENMRTYFAGFGENLPPPGLYDRVLTEMEYPLILAALTATRGNQIKAADLLGLNRNTLRKKIRELGVSVYRSSRTA, encoded by the coding sequence ATGACAGCCACGATCCTCGTTGCAGATGATGATGCGGCCATCCGGACCGTGCTCAACCAGGCTTTGAGCCGCGCCGGCTATGACGTTCGCATCACCTCCAACGCCGCTACCCTCTGGCGCTGGATTTCGGCGGGAGAGGGCGATCTCGTCGTTACCGACGTGGTGATGCCCGACGAGAACGCCTTCGACCTGCTGCCACGCATCAAAAAAGCGCGCCCCGACCTGCCGGTCCTCGTCATGAGCGCGCAGAATACCTTCATGACCGCCATCAAGGCTTCCGAGAAGGGTGCCTACGACTATCTGCCGAAGCCATTCGATCTTACCGAGCTGATTGGCATCATCGGCCGCGCGCTCGCCGAGCCGAAGCGCAAGCCAGCCAAGCTTGAGGAGGACATGCAGGACGGTATGCCGCTCGTCGGCCGTTCGGCGGCAATGCAGGAAATCTATCGCGTTCTCGCCCGCCTGATGCAGACGGACCTGACGCTGATGATCACCGGCGAATCCGGCACCGGCAAGGAACTTGTCGCCCGCGCGCTCCATGATTACGGCAAGCGCCGCAACGGCCCGTTCGTTGCGATCAACATGGCGGCGATCCCGCGCGACCTGATCGAATCGGAGCTCTTCGGCCACGAGAAGGGCGCTTTTACCGGAGCGCAGACCCGCTCGACCGGCCGTTTCGAGCAGGCCGAGGGCGGCACCCTGTTCCTCGACGAAATCGGCGACATGCCGATGGATGCACAGACCCGGCTTCTGCGTGTCCTGCAGCAGGGCGAATACACCACTGTTGGCGGCCGCACGCCGATCCGAACCGATGTGCGCATCGTCGCCGCCACCAACAAGGACCTGAAGCAGGCGATCAACCAGGGCCTCTTCCGCGAGGATCTCTATTACCGCCTCAATGTCGTGCCGCTGCGCCTGCCGCCATTGCGTGATCGCGCTGAGGATATTCCCGATCTCGTGCGCCATTTCATCCAGCAGGCCGAAAAGGAAGGCCTCGGTTCCAAGCGCTTCGATCAGGAGGCGCTGGAGCTGATGAAGGCCTATGCCTGGCCAGGCAACGTCCGCGAGCTGGAAAATCTCATCCGCCGCCTGATGGCACTTTATCCGCAGGACGTCATCACCCGCGAGATTATCGATGCCGAGCTGCGTTCCGACGTGCCCGACAGCCCGATCGACAAGGGGCCGATCCGCAACGGCTCGATGACAATAGCCCAGGCGGTCGAAGAGAACATGCGCACCTATTTCGCAGGCTTCGGCGAAAATCTGCCGCCGCCAGGCCTTTACGATCGTGTGCTGACGGAAATGGAATATCCGCTGATCCTCGCCGCTCTGACGGCAACACGCGGCAACCAGATCAAGGCGGCCGATCTTCTCGGTCTCAACCGCAACACCCTGCGCAAGAAGATCAGGGAACTCGGCGTCTCCGTCTACAGGAGCTCCCGCACCGCCTGA